A stretch of [Clostridium] innocuum DNA encodes these proteins:
- a CDS encoding PTS fructose transporter subunit IIA — protein sequence MAAQVEEMNMNLITEQHIILDMEGNTQKEILHALAEIAFREGKVSDADTFFQELCKREQECTTGFGKGIAIPHARHACIKEAGILFVRMKHKIEWKSIDEKPVEAAVCLLAPDDKHDFHLKALSKLARRLMHEDFVDILKTAEKQQILSEIIDTVS from the coding sequence ATGGCTGCACAGGTGGAGGAAATGAACATGAATCTGATTACGGAGCAACATATCATATTGGATATGGAAGGCAATACCCAAAAGGAAATTCTGCATGCACTTGCAGAAATTGCATTTCGTGAGGGAAAGGTGAGTGATGCAGATACCTTCTTTCAGGAGCTGTGCAAGCGGGAACAGGAATGCACAACCGGCTTTGGAAAAGGAATTGCCATCCCGCATGCCCGTCATGCCTGTATAAAGGAAGCAGGAATTCTGTTCGTCAGAATGAAACATAAAATAGAGTGGAAATCCATAGATGAAAAGCCGGTGGAAGCAGCTGTCTGCCTGCTTGCCCCGGATGATAAACATGACTTTCACCTCAAGGCATTGTCAAAGCTTGCCCGCAGACTGATGCATGAGGATTTTGTTGACATATTAAAAACGGCAGAGAAACAGCAGATCTTAAGTGAAATTATAGATACGGTATCCTGA
- a CDS encoding iron-containing alcohol dehydrogenase, producing the protein MENFIYSIPTEIYFGKGQIANIGRIVSGYGRKALLVYGGGSIKRNGIYDDVVKIFKENGIAWCELSGVEPNPRITTVREGVKLCREEGVEVLVPIGGGSTIDCAKVIAGAVSYDGDAWDIVLNPAKVVSVLPIVTVLTLSATGSEMDTFAVISNLETNDKIGTGHEDMRPKASILDPSYTCSVSAYQTAAGTADIMSHIFECYFSNVQGYMQDRMAEGLLKTCIEFGVRAVQNPEDYEARANLMWTSSWAINNFIKLGKTVEWTVHPMEHQLSAYYDITHGVGLAILTPHWMEYVLNEETVEKFKDYGVNVWGIDREKDPFEIAHEAIKKTKDYFVAMGIPTTMREVGIKDETNFDVMAEKAAADLKGAYVELTKEDVKNIYRAAL; encoded by the coding sequence ATGGAAAACTTTATTTACTCAATTCCCACAGAAATTTATTTTGGTAAGGGGCAGATAGCCAATATCGGCAGAATCGTTTCCGGCTATGGTAGGAAGGCATTGCTGGTTTATGGTGGCGGCAGTATCAAGCGCAACGGTATTTATGATGATGTTGTAAAAATTTTCAAAGAGAACGGCATCGCATGGTGCGAGCTGTCCGGCGTGGAGCCGAATCCGAGAATTACAACGGTGCGCGAGGGTGTGAAGCTGTGCCGTGAGGAAGGTGTTGAAGTTTTAGTACCGATTGGTGGCGGTAGTACCATTGACTGCGCCAAGGTGATTGCTGGTGCTGTCAGCTATGACGGCGATGCATGGGATATCGTTTTAAATCCTGCAAAGGTAGTTAGTGTGCTTCCAATCGTAACAGTTTTGACCCTGTCGGCAACCGGTAGTGAAATGGATACCTTTGCCGTTATCAGTAATCTGGAAACCAATGATAAAATCGGAACGGGGCATGAGGATATGCGGCCGAAGGCATCAATTCTGGACCCAAGCTATACCTGCAGTGTATCCGCATACCAGACTGCGGCAGGTACGGCGGATATTATGAGTCATATCTTCGAATGCTATTTCTCCAATGTACAGGGCTATATGCAGGATCGCATGGCGGAAGGACTGTTAAAGACATGCATTGAATTCGGTGTACGTGCAGTACAAAATCCTGAGGATTATGAAGCGCGGGCAAACCTGATGTGGACCAGTAGCTGGGCAATCAACAATTTCATTAAGCTGGGAAAAACGGTGGAATGGACGGTGCATCCGATGGAGCATCAGCTTTCTGCATATTATGACATCACACATGGTGTGGGGCTGGCTATTTTAACGCCGCACTGGATGGAATACGTGCTGAATGAGGAAACTGTGGAAAAATTTAAAGACTATGGTGTTAATGTATGGGGCATTGACAGGGAAAAGGATCCGTTTGAAATTGCGCATGAAGCCATCAAAAAGACGAAAGACTATTTTGTTGCTATGGGAATTCCGACAACGATGCGTGAAGTGGGAATTAAAGATGAAACAAACTTTGATGTCATGGCGGAAAAAGCTGCAGCGGATTTGAAGGGAGCTTATGTAGAGCTTACGAAAGAGGATGTAAAAAACATCTACCGCGCCGCATTATAA
- a CDS encoding PRD domain-containing protein encodes MELYNKRMIQILELLTQNRKVLSSDQIALSIGVSSRTIRNDIKELNGILHAHGATILSEAGSGYYLNTEQPEAFTELMDQLHAEEEKDADTIIPSDPRDRAAYIMQHLLKNTLRNEEIIDPNDLADEVFVSMSTLKKDIRQIDKMLERFSLKVGISTKKGVHIIGSEANIRYCISEFIFKHNDARASRETGFFDDIVSEELFSQLHEILLETMKKYDMRLTDIAFKNLIVHIVIILKRSFHERRVDYEEAEIRQLESHMEFAAAKEVLAVIYHKLHIDITDEVYYLTQHLISSKKFLTTNFTDENEEYEFKKEIQAILYRIREDTNVDLSDDTQLINGLAVHLSVAVQRLRFHMNIRNDFLDYMKNNYPFAFELAVKASEIVEHVFSIKTNENEIGLLAIHFGAALERKGLNEKQKIFEAVIVCASGMATAMLMKERVKQFFQNRIHIVKTCPLYEVTQALIDSVDLVLTSVPVETFHSEKILQTQLLLDDRDVRNIETFMTHHHEDSGYFKEIFREDLYFTNLKLKTRDEVLHYITDAMIEKGYMKEENKQSVFKREAMATTELGSMVAMPHSLENDMLEASVSVTILDKPIVWDQEKVQVVLLLNIPKSKYGMWEDVFKTLYKYLIRDFGVRRLAKGCTYEEFIRDLEYQRQGKE; translated from the coding sequence TTGGAACTATATAACAAACGTATGATTCAGATTCTGGAACTGCTGACACAAAACCGAAAGGTATTGAGCAGCGACCAAATTGCTTTATCGATCGGCGTGTCATCAAGAACGATTCGAAACGATATAAAGGAATTGAACGGCATCCTTCATGCTCATGGTGCAACCATTCTTTCCGAAGCAGGCAGTGGATATTATCTGAATACGGAACAACCAGAGGCTTTCACAGAGCTCATGGATCAATTGCATGCCGAGGAAGAAAAGGATGCGGATACGATTATCCCCAGTGATCCCAGAGACAGGGCAGCCTATATCATGCAGCATCTGTTAAAAAACACGTTGCGCAATGAAGAAATTATTGATCCCAACGATTTGGCGGATGAGGTGTTTGTCAGTATGTCCACGCTGAAAAAGGATATCCGGCAGATTGATAAAATGCTGGAGCGCTTTTCCTTAAAGGTCGGTATCAGCACAAAGAAAGGTGTGCATATCATCGGAAGTGAAGCCAATATCCGTTATTGCATATCGGAATTTATTTTCAAGCACAACGATGCGCGTGCATCCAGAGAAACGGGATTTTTTGATGATATCGTTAGTGAAGAGCTCTTTTCCCAGCTGCATGAAATCCTTCTGGAAACCATGAAAAAGTATGATATGCGTCTTACGGATATCGCATTCAAGAACCTGATCGTACATATTGTCATTATCTTAAAGCGCTCCTTTCATGAACGGCGTGTGGATTATGAAGAAGCGGAAATCCGTCAGCTGGAAAGTCATATGGAGTTTGCGGCGGCAAAGGAGGTTCTGGCTGTTATTTATCATAAACTGCACATTGATATCACCGATGAGGTGTACTATCTGACGCAGCATTTGATATCCAGTAAGAAGTTTCTTACCACAAACTTTACGGATGAAAATGAGGAGTATGAATTTAAGAAGGAAATTCAGGCAATTCTGTATCGAATCAGGGAGGATACCAATGTTGATCTTTCGGATGATACGCAATTGATCAATGGTTTGGCAGTTCACCTCAGTGTTGCAGTTCAGCGGCTTCGATTCCATATGAATATACGCAACGACTTTCTGGACTATATGAAAAACAATTATCCCTTTGCATTCGAGCTGGCAGTCAAGGCGAGTGAAATCGTGGAGCATGTTTTCTCCATTAAGACAAATGAAAATGAAATTGGTCTTCTTGCGATTCATTTCGGTGCAGCACTGGAGCGGAAGGGCCTGAATGAAAAGCAGAAAATCTTTGAAGCTGTCATCGTATGTGCCTCCGGAATGGCAACCGCAATGCTGATGAAGGAAAGAGTGAAACAGTTTTTCCAGAACCGGATTCATATTGTGAAAACCTGCCCGCTGTATGAGGTAACACAGGCACTGATTGACAGTGTAGACCTCGTACTGACAAGTGTGCCGGTGGAGACATTCCATAGTGAAAAAATCCTGCAGACACAATTATTGCTGGATGACCGGGATGTCCGCAATATTGAAACCTTCATGACGCATCACCATGAGGACAGCGGATATTTCAAGGAAATCTTTCGGGAGGATCTGTATTTCACAAATCTGAAGCTGAAAACAAGAGATGAGGTACTGCATTATATTACCGATGCTATGATCGAAAAGGGGTATATGAAGGAGGAAAACAAACAATCCGTATTCAAACGGGAGGCTATGGCGACGACTGAGCTGGGCAGTATGGTTGCCATGCCGCATTCCCTGGAAAATGATATGCTGGAGGCCAGTGTATCCGTAACGATTCTGGATAAACCGATCGTCTGGGATCAGGAAAAGGTACAGGTTGTCCTGCTGTTAAATATACCGAAGAGCAAATACGGCATGTGGGAAGATGTCTTCAAAACACTGTATAAATATCTGATACGTGATTTTGGTGTTCGCAGGCTTGCCAAGGGCTGCACCTATGAAGAGTTTATACGGGATTTGGAATATCAGAGGCAGGGAAAGGAATGA
- a CDS encoding PTS transporter subunit EIIA, whose protein sequence is MKGIELSEKNVRLHVSARDWEEAVRIGGRILVENGTAKESYVEGIVNSIKEYGPYVVISKGFAIPHTRAEDGSLGIGFSLITLREPVYFDPKDDPVEVMICFTAIDSQTHLDILKMIVTFVEKGYVEKIAKLDTIDELNALLQNEE, encoded by the coding sequence ATGAAGGGAATTGAATTAAGTGAGAAAAATGTAAGGCTGCATGTAAGTGCAAGGGACTGGGAGGAAGCAGTCCGCATCGGCGGCAGGATTCTGGTGGAAAACGGAACCGCAAAGGAAAGCTATGTGGAGGGTATTGTAAATTCAATCAAAGAATACGGACCGTATGTTGTCATATCAAAGGGATTCGCCATTCCGCATACAAGAGCAGAGGATGGTTCTCTGGGTATCGGGTTTTCTCTGATTACACTCAGGGAACCGGTTTACTTCGACCCCAAGGATGATCCGGTTGAGGTCATGATCTGTTTTACCGCAATTGATTCCCAGACACATCTGGACATATTGAAAATGATTGTGACCTTTGTGGAAAAGGGGTATGTGGAGAAAATCGCAAAGCTGGATACGATCGATGAGCTCAACGCCCTGTTACAGAATGAAGAATAA
- a CDS encoding PTS sugar transporter subunit IIB, with the protein MKILMVCGNGLGSSFACQMTVETVLQELGVSASLDHCDLSSVKGMKADLILSGNNFESQFANLELTTPTIFLNRLVDKNEIREKLVPFLKEQGKL; encoded by the coding sequence ATGAAAATTTTAATGGTATGCGGTAACGGTCTGGGAAGCAGCTTTGCCTGTCAGATGACAGTGGAAACCGTGCTTCAGGAGCTTGGTGTCAGTGCCTCGCTGGATCATTGTGATCTATCCAGTGTGAAGGGAATGAAGGCGGATCTGATTCTTTCGGGTAATAATTTTGAGAGCCAGTTCGCAAATCTGGAGCTGACGACACCGACCATCTTTTTGAACCGTCTGGTGGACAAAAATGAAATCAGGGAAAAGCTTGTACCATTCCTGAAGGAACAGGGCAAACTTTAA